In the genome of Brienomyrus brachyistius isolate T26 chromosome 17, BBRACH_0.4, whole genome shotgun sequence, one region contains:
- the LOC125711751 gene encoding uncharacterized protein LOC125711751 isoform X2, producing MTGSPHGPISTQQLCQRWSTVLLVGVMWAVCHREAPLFPSLSLSQACQRLWLAAGLWTGLGLCIFSIRTLLHYHKQPRGMHLLQAEEAVERSEARPQAWTAPESSPGLSVCETHALFSCMLVFLCSESMQDGSLGAVLEHADRLERAAQALQKGAVVFPAQPQGGRMDQEVETPAERLQRIGSYLESRSQSLRTLFQAQTVYRNAAEEALKGLGCCWDRLEEMHDCVTMPTASKEQVSPEGALREVESLSVELIKQEERLQVCEAHAKDSCHLLRELSHSQRGLQDRSGTRPIPLWTDKLIQSNEMQLAELRGKFVSLEHLLFCLRTHLEGLRDGVVLNGAARFLSHARPPSPPSPPASPPSWASGLCCPLRRR from the exons ATGACCGGGAGTCCTCACGGGCCGAT ATCCACACAGCAGCTGTGTCAGCGATGGAGCACCGTTCTCCTGGTAGGTGTGATGTGGGCAGTCTGCCACAGGGAGGCGCCCTTGTTCCCATCCCTCAGCCTTTCCCAGGCATGTCAGAGGCTCTGGCTGGCTGCGGGGCTGTGGACTGGCTTGGGCTTGTGCATCTTCAGCATCAGGACCCTGCTTCACTACCACAAGCAGCCA CGGGGGATGCACCTCCTGCAGGCAGAGGAGGCTGTGGAGAGGAGCGAGGCACGTCCACAGGCCTG gacAGCCCCAGAGTCCAGCCCTGGCCTCAGTGTCTGTGAGACTCACGCCCTGTTCAGCTGCATGCTCGTGTTCCTCTGCTCCGAGTCGATGCAGGACGGCAGCCTGGGGGCTGTGTTGGAGCACGCTGACAGGCTGGAG AGGGCTGCTCAGGCCCTCCAGAAGGGGGCAGTAGTCTTCCCTGCCCAGCCACAGGGGGGCAGGATGGACCAGGAGGTGGAGACACCAGCCGAGAGACTGCAGAGAATCGGCAGCTACCTGGAGAGCAG gTCCCAGTCGTTGCGGACTCTGTTCCAGGCCCAGACTGTATATCGGAATGCCGCGGAGGAAGCCCTGAAAGGGCTGGGCTGCTGCTGGGACCGACTGGAGGAGATGCACGACTGCGTCACCATGCCGACGGCGAGTAAGGAGCAGGTGAGCCCAGAGGGGGCTCTGAGAGAGGTGGAG AGTCTGTCGGTGGAGCTGATCAAACAGGAGGAACGTCTGCAGGTCTGTGAAGCACATGCCAAGGACAGCTGTCACCTTCTGCGG GAGCTGAGTCACAGCCAGCGGGGGCTGCAGGACCGGTCCGGAACCAGGCCCATACCCTTGTGGACCGACAAGCTGATCCAGTCCAATGAAATGCAG CTTGCAGAGCTCCGTGGCAAGTTCGTGTCCCTGGAGCACCTTCTGTTTTGCCTCCGGACTCACCTGGAAGGTCTGCGGGACGGCGTGGTCCTGAACGGGGCAGCGCGCTTCCTTAGCCATGCCCGGCCGCCGTCGCCCCCCAGCCCGCCAGCATCTCCACCCTCCTGGGCCTCCGGCTTGTGCTGTCCCCTGCGGAGAAGATGA
- the LOC125711751 gene encoding uncharacterized protein LOC125711751 isoform X1, whose amino-acid sequence MACSRGLFTDACDSVHKSRCTIHSIVAIVKSESTQQLCQRWSTVLLVGVMWAVCHREAPLFPSLSLSQACQRLWLAAGLWTGLGLCIFSIRTLLHYHKQPRGMHLLQAEEAVERSEARPQAWTAPESSPGLSVCETHALFSCMLVFLCSESMQDGSLGAVLEHADRLERAAQALQKGAVVFPAQPQGGRMDQEVETPAERLQRIGSYLESRSQSLRTLFQAQTVYRNAAEEALKGLGCCWDRLEEMHDCVTMPTASKEQVSPEGALREVESLSVELIKQEERLQVCEAHAKDSCHLLRELSHSQRGLQDRSGTRPIPLWTDKLIQSNEMQLAELRGKFVSLEHLLFCLRTHLEGLRDGVVLNGAARFLSHARPPSPPSPPASPPSWASGLCCPLRRR is encoded by the exons ATGGCATGCAGTCGGGGCTTATTCACCGACGCGTGTGACTCGGTCCACAAATCTCGATGCACAATACACAGTATTGTCGCCATCGTGAAGTCAGA ATCCACACAGCAGCTGTGTCAGCGATGGAGCACCGTTCTCCTGGTAGGTGTGATGTGGGCAGTCTGCCACAGGGAGGCGCCCTTGTTCCCATCCCTCAGCCTTTCCCAGGCATGTCAGAGGCTCTGGCTGGCTGCGGGGCTGTGGACTGGCTTGGGCTTGTGCATCTTCAGCATCAGGACCCTGCTTCACTACCACAAGCAGCCA CGGGGGATGCACCTCCTGCAGGCAGAGGAGGCTGTGGAGAGGAGCGAGGCACGTCCACAGGCCTG gacAGCCCCAGAGTCCAGCCCTGGCCTCAGTGTCTGTGAGACTCACGCCCTGTTCAGCTGCATGCTCGTGTTCCTCTGCTCCGAGTCGATGCAGGACGGCAGCCTGGGGGCTGTGTTGGAGCACGCTGACAGGCTGGAG AGGGCTGCTCAGGCCCTCCAGAAGGGGGCAGTAGTCTTCCCTGCCCAGCCACAGGGGGGCAGGATGGACCAGGAGGTGGAGACACCAGCCGAGAGACTGCAGAGAATCGGCAGCTACCTGGAGAGCAG gTCCCAGTCGTTGCGGACTCTGTTCCAGGCCCAGACTGTATATCGGAATGCCGCGGAGGAAGCCCTGAAAGGGCTGGGCTGCTGCTGGGACCGACTGGAGGAGATGCACGACTGCGTCACCATGCCGACGGCGAGTAAGGAGCAGGTGAGCCCAGAGGGGGCTCTGAGAGAGGTGGAG AGTCTGTCGGTGGAGCTGATCAAACAGGAGGAACGTCTGCAGGTCTGTGAAGCACATGCCAAGGACAGCTGTCACCTTCTGCGG GAGCTGAGTCACAGCCAGCGGGGGCTGCAGGACCGGTCCGGAACCAGGCCCATACCCTTGTGGACCGACAAGCTGATCCAGTCCAATGAAATGCAG CTTGCAGAGCTCCGTGGCAAGTTCGTGTCCCTGGAGCACCTTCTGTTTTGCCTCCGGACTCACCTGGAAGGTCTGCGGGACGGCGTGGTCCTGAACGGGGCAGCGCGCTTCCTTAGCCATGCCCGGCCGCCGTCGCCCCCCAGCCCGCCAGCATCTCCACCCTCCTGGGCCTCCGGCTTGTGCTGTCCCCTGCGGAGAAGATGA